A single region of the Lotus japonicus ecotype B-129 chromosome 4, LjGifu_v1.2 genome encodes:
- the LOC130712781 gene encoding uncharacterized protein LOC130712781, with protein sequence MTFPSPPAGWTMLHVDGSFNRRSAHMSCGGLLQNHEGVWIVGFASFEGIGEAFLAELIAVIRGLRLAWQQGIRKLLCYSDCMEVVDALSENRSHNLYSYAAFLSEAKNLLHQDWEVTLLHKPRELNLPADALAKIGMGLRIEFSMWRTPPPEVVNLVGCG encoded by the coding sequence ATGACCTTTCCCTCACCGCCGGCGGGGTGGACAATGCTGCATGTAGATGGCAGCTTCAACCGTCGCTCAGCCCATATGAGCTGTGGTGGGCTTCTTCAAAATCATGAAGGTGTTTGGATAGTGGGATTTGCTAGCTTTGAGGGAATTGGTGAGGCCTTTCTTGCTGAATTAATCGCAGTAATCAGAGGCTTGAGGTTGGCTTGGCAGCAGGGAATCCGTAAGCTCTTGTGCTATTCTGATTGTATGGAGGTGGTGGATGCTCTCTCGGAGAATAGGTCTCATAATCTCTACTCTTATGCTGCTTTTTTGTCTGAAGCAAAGAATTTGCTGCATCAAGATTGGGAAGTGACCCTCCTTCACAAGCCTAGAGAACTTAATTTGCCTGCTGATGCTCTAGCAAAGATAGGAATGGGTCTTAGGATAGAGTTCTCTATGTGGCGTACTCCACCACCTGAAGTTGTTAATCTGGTGGGGTGTGGGTAG